In one window of Mucilaginibacter auburnensis DNA:
- a CDS encoding MerR family transcriptional regulator, whose protein sequence is MPYKDRDISKLYYTMGEVATMFDVNASLIRFYEKEFEVLQPKKNKKGNRLFTAEDLENFKIIFHLIKDKGYTLQGAKDHLKQNMNDVKDSQRVITSLENLKKFLLEVKEQL, encoded by the coding sequence ATGCCCTATAAAGACCGAGATATCAGCAAACTATACTACACCATGGGCGAGGTTGCGACCATGTTTGATGTTAACGCTTCGCTGATACGTTTTTATGAAAAAGAGTTTGAGGTACTTCAGCCTAAAAAGAACAAAAAAGGCAACCGCCTGTTCACTGCCGAAGACCTTGAAAACTTCAAGATCATCTTCCACTTGATAAAAGATAAAGGCTATACCCTGCAAGGCGCCAAAGACCACCTCAAGCAAAACATGAATGATGTTAAAGATAGCCAACGGGTGATCACTTCTTTAGAAAACCTGAAGAAGTTTCTGCTTGAAGTTAAAGAGCAGTTGTAA
- a CDS encoding DUF3037 domain-containing protein, protein MPENHVFEYAVIRVVPRVEREEFINVGVILFCKRTKFLQSIIQIDEQRMAAFSSNLEIDMVKANLNAFAEITKGNKSCGAIAALDEASRFRWLTATRSTVVQTSKVHPGLTADCEKTLQRIFNEMVG, encoded by the coding sequence ATGCCCGAGAATCACGTTTTTGAGTACGCCGTTATACGCGTTGTGCCCAGGGTAGAGCGTGAGGAGTTTATAAATGTTGGCGTTATACTGTTTTGTAAGCGGACTAAGTTTTTACAGTCCATCATACAGATTGACGAGCAGCGGATGGCGGCGTTTTCCAGCAATTTAGAGATTGATATGGTTAAAGCCAATCTTAATGCTTTTGCTGAAATTACAAAGGGCAACAAATCCTGCGGGGCTATAGCTGCTCTTGACGAGGCTTCGCGTTTTAGATGGTTAACGGCTACGCGTAGCACAGTTGTGCAAACATCCAAAGTGCATCCAGGTCTAACCGCTGATTGCGAAAAGACCCTACAAAGGATTTTTAACGAAATGGTAGGGTAG
- a CDS encoding HipA family kinase, whose amino-acid sequence MSNTIPSLRTVNVTRYVTPLREGGSLPAIAEADDNFLYVLKFRGAGQGKKALIAELIGGELARALGFKIPEIVFANLDSAFGRTEPDEEIQDLLKASVGLNLAVHYLSGAITFDAVVTQLPPLLSSQIVWLDCLITNVDRTPRNTNMLMWYKELWLIDHGAALYFHHSWDNWQEQALRPFVQVKDHVLLPWASELDTVDAAFKAILTKEKITDIVNLVPDEWLEDESLTAAEKREVYIQFLTTRLAASSTFIEEAKHARESRF is encoded by the coding sequence ATGAGCAATACCATACCATCTTTACGAACAGTTAACGTTACCCGCTATGTTACCCCGCTGCGGGAGGGTGGTTCGCTACCAGCCATTGCCGAGGCCGACGATAATTTTCTATACGTTTTAAAGTTCCGGGGAGCGGGGCAGGGGAAAAAAGCCTTGATAGCCGAACTGATAGGAGGTGAACTTGCGCGTGCGTTAGGTTTTAAAATACCCGAGATCGTGTTTGCTAACCTTGACTCGGCGTTTGGGCGTACTGAACCTGACGAAGAGATACAAGACCTGCTAAAAGCCAGTGTGGGCTTAAATCTGGCGGTTCATTATTTGTCGGGTGCCATAACGTTTGATGCTGTGGTAACGCAGTTGCCACCATTACTATCGTCGCAAATTGTTTGGTTGGATTGCCTTATTACCAATGTTGATCGTACCCCACGTAACACCAACATGCTGATGTGGTACAAGGAACTTTGGTTGATTGACCATGGTGCAGCCTTGTATTTTCATCACTCCTGGGATAATTGGCAGGAGCAAGCCTTACGCCCGTTTGTGCAGGTTAAAGACCACGTACTGTTACCGTGGGCAAGCGAGTTAGACACGGTTGATGCCGCTTTTAAGGCTATCCTGACCAAAGAAAAGATAACTGACATTGTTAACCTGGTGCCTGATGAGTGGTTGGAAGATGAGTCGCTAACCGCCGCTGAAAAGCGAGAGGTATATATTCAGTTTTTAACCACACGCCTTGCCGCGTCGTCAACGTTTATTGAAGAAGCCAAACATGCCCGAGAATCACGTTTTTGA
- a CDS encoding response regulator transcription factor: MYLKLFNRHKQSILYGASLALLLVLLKWLEFKLIIIDHSFELYVGAIALFFTTLGIWLALKLTKPKIETLVVEKAIYRSSSTEFTANQTEIDRLNLSTREVEVLTHMAQGLSNQEIAEKLFVSLNTIKTHSSKIFEKMEVKRRTQAVELAQRLGILP; this comes from the coding sequence GTGTATCTTAAATTATTCAACAGACATAAGCAATCCATACTCTATGGTGCATCATTAGCATTATTACTGGTACTGCTTAAATGGCTGGAATTTAAACTCATAATTATTGACCATTCATTTGAGTTATATGTAGGTGCCATTGCATTGTTTTTTACCACACTGGGCATTTGGCTGGCTTTAAAACTCACCAAACCTAAAATTGAAACATTGGTAGTGGAGAAAGCAATTTACAGATCATCTTCGACTGAATTTACTGCTAACCAAACCGAGATAGATAGACTCAACCTCAGCACCCGGGAGGTTGAAGTGTTGACACACATGGCACAGGGATTAAGCAATCAGGAAATTGCGGAAAAGCTATTTGTGTCACTTAATACCATCAAAACCCACTCATCAAAAATATTTGAAAAGATGGAAGTAAAGCGACGCACCCAGGCGGTTGAATTGGCACAGCGCCTGGGCATATTGCCGTAG
- a CDS encoding DUF4199 domain-containing protein, whose translation MKKNVLIFGSIAGLILLIVLLTSTIACYSSDNYNGNMWLGYGSMLVAFSLIFVGIKNVRDKVNNGFITFGGAFKVGILIALIASTVYVVTWLFEYYLIMPDFMDKYIAHVLREAAKNGATAADLKAKKDDMAGYIDMYKTPFGVIVMTYLEVLPIGLIIAAIAALILKRKPQIAA comes from the coding sequence ATGAAAAAAAACGTACTCATTTTTGGCAGCATCGCCGGCCTTATTCTTTTAATTGTTCTGCTTACCTCTACCATTGCATGCTACAGCAGCGACAATTATAATGGCAACATGTGGTTGGGCTACGGCTCAATGTTAGTAGCCTTCTCATTAATTTTTGTCGGCATAAAAAACGTGCGCGATAAGGTAAACAACGGCTTTATAACTTTTGGAGGAGCCTTCAAAGTGGGGATACTTATTGCCTTAATTGCCTCAACGGTGTACGTAGTAACCTGGCTGTTTGAGTATTACTTAATAATGCCCGACTTTATGGACAAATACATAGCCCATGTTTTAAGAGAAGCCGCCAAAAATGGGGCGACAGCTGCTGACCTTAAAGCGAAAAAAGATGATATGGCCGGATACATTGATATGTATAAAACCCCTTTTGGCGTGATTGTAATGACCTACCTTGAGGTATTACCCATCGGTTTGATCATTGCCGCTATTGCTGCTTTGATATTAAAGCGTAAACCACAGATAGCTGCTTAA
- a CDS encoding sensor histidine kinase yields MIFKGYETRLIARVALLFLSLLGLSFIIVKGWYEMLIIGIPVIAFVLADMIQFQKKAHNEVQQFAESVHYRDFSRYFDVKKAPVELQPLRKGFNDINTTFKTISRERETQYQYLQKILELVDTGIVSYEQETGEIGWLNESFKNTFNIPYLKTIHSLQKRDEELYNAVLALKPGDSKVVSITRNQQLFKILLTASTMRSDDKVYKLLAFQNISEALDETESKAWQKLLNVMTHEIMNSVAPISSLADTLKNRLKIYSEKNNKGGDLDDLELGIDTIKRRSEGLLKFTESYRNLNKITSLDLKRVLVRDLFEDLSSLMQPTLTQKNIELDIVLRDTQMAVNIDRELIEQVLINLLVNAIEAVKSVEMPVITLSAELTKEGRQLIKIADNGTGMSAELVDKIFIPFFSTRKTGSGIGLSLCKQIMMLHKGSIKVQSVEGEGSVFSMQFVS; encoded by the coding sequence ATGATATTTAAGGGCTATGAAACGCGTTTGATAGCGCGCGTTGCTTTATTGTTTTTGAGTTTGCTGGGCCTAAGCTTTATTATAGTTAAGGGATGGTATGAAATGTTGATAATAGGCATACCTGTTATCGCATTTGTTTTGGCAGACATGATACAGTTTCAGAAAAAAGCACATAACGAAGTTCAGCAGTTTGCGGAGTCTGTTCACTATCGTGATTTTTCAAGGTATTTTGATGTGAAAAAAGCTCCAGTTGAACTTCAGCCATTACGTAAGGGTTTTAATGACATAAATACCACATTTAAAACCATAAGTCGCGAGCGGGAAACGCAGTACCAATATCTCCAGAAAATATTGGAACTGGTTGATACAGGCATTGTATCCTATGAGCAGGAAACAGGAGAAATAGGTTGGCTAAATGAGTCCTTTAAAAACACATTTAACATTCCTTATTTAAAAACTATTCACTCTTTGCAGAAGCGGGATGAAGAGCTGTATAATGCCGTTTTAGCGCTTAAGCCTGGAGATAGCAAAGTGGTTTCTATAACGCGTAATCAACAGTTATTTAAAATTTTGCTTACAGCCAGCACCATGCGAAGTGATGATAAGGTATATAAGTTGCTTGCTTTTCAAAACATAAGTGAAGCGTTGGATGAAACCGAATCAAAGGCATGGCAAAAGCTGTTAAATGTAATGACGCATGAGATAATGAACTCTGTAGCACCAATATCATCATTGGCTGATACGTTGAAAAATCGACTAAAAATATACAGCGAGAAGAATAATAAAGGCGGTGATCTGGATGATTTGGAATTGGGTATAGATACAATTAAACGCAGGAGTGAGGGGCTATTAAAATTCACGGAGAGCTACCGCAATTTGAATAAAATTACCAGTTTGGATTTAAAGCGTGTTTTAGTACGCGACCTGTTTGAGGATCTAAGCAGTTTGATGCAACCTACACTTACTCAAAAAAACATTGAGTTAGATATAGTTTTGAGAGATACGCAAATGGCAGTTAATATTGACAGAGAGCTAATTGAACAGGTCTTGATCAACTTGCTGGTTAACGCTATAGAAGCTGTCAAGTCGGTTGAGATGCCGGTAATTACACTTAGCGCAGAGTTAACAAAAGAAGGCAGACAACTGATAAAGATTGCAGATAATGGTACCGGCATGTCTGCTGAACTTGTTGATAAGATATTTATCCCATTCTTCAGTACGCGAAAAACCGGCAGCGGCATAGGCCTTAGTTTATGCAAACAGATCATGATGCTGCATAAAGGCTCCATCAAAGTTCAGTCGGTAGAGGGTGAGGGTTCTGTTTTCTCCATGCAGTTTGTCAGTTAA
- a CDS encoding sigma-54-dependent transcriptional regulator, translating to MLLKKATVLIVDDDTDVLTAVKLLLKTEAKEVITEKNPENLNSLLRQNNVDLILLDMNFNSAINTGNEGLYWLRKVKEWKPDAIVIMITAYGDIDLAVRSLKEGAADFIVKPWHNDKLTEVIKELLDKKDSDKNTKTSSNKSTGTTTLLGDSDVMQDIFLKVNKIAPTDANILILGENGTGKDLIAKAIHERSMRAGKPFVKVDVGALTDTLFESELFGHKKGAFTDAREDRPGRFEDANGGTLFLDEIGNISLRQQAKLLTVLQNRQVTRLGNNKPMDIDIRLICATNLPLHELANDDRFRKDLIYRINTVEVTMPPLRKRNNDIVLLAKHFAATYAAKYLKPAVSFDATALQKLNSYHYPGNVRELQYTMERAIIMADSEVLTANDLIFSSIETASPEPPMPDDMPLSMVEKNTIMRVIDKHNGNITRAAKELGLTRTALYRRLSKYDI from the coding sequence ATGTTACTAAAAAAGGCTACTGTTTTAATTGTTGATGATGACACCGATGTGCTTACAGCCGTTAAGCTTCTACTTAAAACCGAAGCGAAAGAGGTAATAACGGAGAAAAACCCTGAGAATCTTAACAGTTTGCTTCGTCAAAACAACGTGGACCTTATACTGCTTGATATGAACTTTAACAGCGCTATCAATACAGGCAACGAAGGTTTGTACTGGCTGCGCAAGGTAAAGGAGTGGAAGCCTGATGCCATTGTTATTATGATAACCGCTTATGGTGATATTGACCTCGCTGTTCGTTCGCTTAAGGAAGGTGCCGCAGATTTTATAGTTAAACCTTGGCATAACGACAAACTCACTGAAGTAATTAAAGAACTACTGGATAAAAAAGATAGTGATAAAAACACCAAAACTTCATCTAATAAAAGTACAGGCACAACAACCTTACTGGGCGACTCGGATGTAATGCAGGATATATTTTTGAAGGTAAATAAAATTGCACCCACTGATGCCAATATACTCATATTGGGCGAGAATGGAACCGGCAAGGACTTGATAGCTAAGGCTATTCATGAACGCTCAATGAGAGCGGGTAAACCGTTTGTTAAAGTGGATGTTGGCGCGTTGACCGACACACTTTTTGAAAGCGAATTATTTGGACACAAAAAGGGGGCATTTACAGATGCAAGGGAAGATAGACCAGGTAGATTTGAAGATGCCAATGGCGGGACGTTGTTTTTAGATGAAATTGGAAATATATCGTTAAGGCAGCAGGCAAAGCTACTTACCGTACTGCAAAACAGGCAAGTTACCCGCCTGGGTAACAACAAACCCATGGATATTGATATTAGGCTGATATGTGCCACTAACCTGCCATTGCATGAGTTGGCTAATGATGATCGCTTCCGTAAGGACTTGATCTATCGTATTAATACGGTTGAAGTAACTATGCCGCCGCTACGCAAGCGAAATAACGACATTGTTTTGCTGGCGAAGCATTTTGCAGCTACTTATGCAGCCAAATACTTAAAGCCTGCTGTAAGTTTTGACGCCACTGCTTTGCAAAAGCTCAACAGCTATCATTATCCCGGCAATGTGCGCGAATTGCAATATACCATGGAGCGTGCCATTATAATGGCTGATAGCGAGGTTTTAACAGCTAACGATCTGATATTTTCTTCCATTGAAACAGCCAGTCCTGAACCCCCAATGCCAGATGATATGCCGCTAAGCATGGTAGAAAAAAACACCATAATGCGGGTGATTGATAAACATAATGGTAATATAACACGTGCAGCAAAGGAATTGGGTTTGACGCGTACAGCACTATACCGCAGATTAAGCAAGTATGATATTTAA
- a CDS encoding efflux RND transporter periplasmic adaptor subunit — MDRKIEKKKWNTKRLLTIAGITALVMLIASSIYFTSGKSKLDVDTERITVGEITKGPFQVTIPVNGIVMPITTIYLDAIEGGRVEQLFVEDGANLKKGDPILKLANTDLELSLATQENAVYAAQTQIRIQQNNAEQNTVTKLNQMAEAENAFREAERVYKLNKRLFDQKAVGSQEYQQSVNAYQYASNRLNLTKRILKQDTLITREQAQQTKEQYAQMRNTLNLMRQKVADLTVRAPVDGQLSSLDAEIGQSKNKGQRLGQIDVLSGFKVRVDIDEHYISQVYNGLTGTFTFAEKSYTLKIKKVYSQVTNGKFQVDMQFVGEVPAGIRRGQSLQILLALSDESKQVLLPKGGFYQQTGGNWIFKMSENGKTAYRVDIQLGRQNTEYYEVLQGLKPGDKVITSSYENYGDIQELVLQK, encoded by the coding sequence GTGGATAGAAAAATAGAGAAGAAAAAATGGAATACCAAACGCCTGCTTACCATAGCAGGTATAACAGCGCTTGTTATGTTAATAGCATCGAGCATTTATTTTACCTCCGGTAAAAGCAAGCTGGATGTTGATACTGAACGTATAACAGTTGGCGAGATAACTAAAGGACCTTTCCAGGTAACTATCCCAGTAAACGGCATCGTTATGCCTATCACCACCATTTATCTGGATGCGATAGAAGGCGGACGCGTTGAGCAATTATTTGTAGAAGACGGCGCGAATTTAAAGAAAGGCGACCCGATACTTAAATTAGCCAATACCGACCTTGAGTTAAGCCTTGCCACACAGGAAAACGCTGTATACGCGGCACAAACGCAAATACGTATACAGCAAAATAATGCCGAGCAAAATACAGTTACAAAGCTCAACCAAATGGCCGAGGCTGAAAACGCTTTTCGTGAGGCTGAGCGCGTATATAAACTAAACAAGCGCTTATTTGACCAAAAAGCTGTAGGATCTCAGGAGTATCAGCAATCTGTAAACGCTTATCAATACGCTTCTAACCGACTTAATCTAACTAAACGGATTTTAAAGCAAGACACATTAATAACCCGCGAGCAAGCTCAACAAACCAAAGAACAATACGCTCAAATGCGCAACACATTGAACCTGATGCGTCAAAAAGTAGCTGATCTGACCGTTCGCGCACCTGTTGACGGGCAATTGTCTTCTCTGGATGCCGAAATTGGTCAGAGTAAGAATAAAGGGCAAAGGCTTGGGCAGATAGATGTACTATCGGGTTTTAAAGTACGTGTTGATATTGACGAGCACTATATATCGCAGGTGTACAACGGTTTGACAGGTACTTTCACTTTTGCTGAAAAGAGCTACACGCTGAAGATCAAAAAAGTATACTCTCAGGTTACTAACGGCAAGTTCCAGGTTGACATGCAATTTGTTGGAGAGGTACCCGCCGGGATACGCCGCGGTCAGAGCCTGCAAATACTATTGGCGCTAAGCGATGAATCAAAACAGGTACTGTTACCTAAAGGCGGCTTTTACCAGCAAACAGGTGGCAACTGGATATTCAAGATGAGTGAGAACGGCAAAACAGCGTACAGGGTTGACATACAATTAGGAAGGCAGAATACAGAGTATTATGAAGTGCTTCAGGGATTAAAACCCGGCGACAAAGTGATTACCTCAAGTTATGAGAACTATGGTGACATACAGGAACTGGTTTTGCAAAAATAG
- a CDS encoding ABC transporter ATP-binding protein — translation MIKITNLEKFYRTEEVETIALNKLSIEVKEGEFVAIMGPSGCGKSTLLNILGLLDDPDGGSYIFNGTEVAHFNERKRADLRKHNIGFVFQSFNLIDELTVFENVELPLIYTGVPASERVAKVEKVLDKMQIMHRRNHYPQQLSGGQQQRVAVARAVVNNPKLILADEPTGNLDSSNGNEVMELLTDLNEQGTTIIMVTHSEHDARYSHRIIRLLDGQTVMENIMI, via the coding sequence ATGATCAAAATAACCAACTTAGAAAAATTCTACCGTACTGAAGAAGTAGAGACCATTGCGCTTAACAAACTGTCTATAGAAGTTAAAGAAGGCGAGTTTGTAGCCATAATGGGCCCATCCGGCTGCGGCAAATCTACCCTGCTGAATATTTTGGGCCTACTGGATGACCCCGATGGCGGAAGCTATATTTTTAACGGCACGGAGGTAGCCCATTTTAACGAGCGTAAACGCGCCGACCTGCGTAAACACAATATCGGTTTCGTTTTTCAAAGCTTTAACCTGATAGATGAGTTAACGGTGTTTGAGAACGTAGAGCTTCCATTGATCTATACTGGGGTTCCGGCATCAGAGCGCGTTGCAAAAGTTGAGAAAGTTTTGGATAAAATGCAGATCATGCACAGACGCAACCACTATCCGCAACAATTATCGGGCGGTCAGCAACAGCGTGTTGCCGTGGCCAGAGCGGTTGTAAATAATCCTAAACTGATATTAGCCGATGAGCCTACCGGTAACCTGGATAGCAGTAACGGTAATGAAGTAATGGAACTACTCACCGACCTTAACGAGCAGGGAACCACCATTATAATGGTTACACACTCTGAACATGATGCACGCTACAGCCACAGAATAATAAGGCTGTTAGACGGGCAAACTGTAATGGAAAACATAATGATCTAA
- a CDS encoding ABC transporter permease has translation MLRNYFKTAIRNLTRNKGFAFLNIFGLAVGIACTACICLWVENEISYDSNNLKKDRLYIVKESQQFDSRVFTHSSTPGLLGPSLKADIPAIANTCRVTEGQTSLLFNAADKPVFALGKYAEPSIFSMFTLPFAEGNDVAALSQPNALVITQKMAKKIFGTESGVIGKTVKVDNKQQYVVTGVLRDLPLNSTLQFEWLMPYKAYFDQNTWLNTWNNNSGNTYVELKPRTDYKALNKTLYAYIQQHSEKSLSRTSLFPMTDWHLYNDFENGKPTGGGQIEYVRLFMVIACIILFIACINFMNLATAQSEKRAREVGVRKVLGAGKKLLVFQFISEAMIMSVIAAGTATIIMLLALPTFSNLMGVQLSLGFDNPVHVGALILIALLCGVVAGSYPSFYLSAFNPVTVIKSISIKDSGANTIRKGLVITQFAASIILISSTIIVYQQIQFVKERKLGFDKDQLVEMDVQGDMRKNFNAIKQQLLSSNYVTSVAMSDHRTLIEGNNTSGFTWAGKPANSKVLVSTRFVNPEFIKTMGMKIRDGRDLNYTDTLKMGNVLITQSLEKLMGKGSAVGKIIRHENDTTAFTVVGVVDDYVYGDVYGKPDPVMFLGSGESNANTIYIRIAPNTNAQDAVAGIQNIIKANNPAFPVDLRFMDDQFNRLFSNEVLVGNISKVFAGLAIIISCIGLFGLAAYTAERRFKEIGIRKVLGASVTGIVTLLSKNFMQLIAISCLIAFPVAWWLTNSWLTKYNYRIDVGWWVFVAAGSIAIIIALVTISFQSVKAALAKPVKSLRSE, from the coding sequence ATGCTACGTAATTATTTTAAAACAGCCATTCGCAACCTTACCCGAAACAAAGGCTTTGCATTTTTAAACATTTTTGGTCTTGCTGTTGGTATTGCCTGCACGGCTTGCATATGCCTATGGGTTGAGAATGAAATTAGTTACGATAGCAATAACTTGAAGAAAGACAGGCTGTACATAGTTAAAGAGAGCCAGCAATTTGACAGCAGGGTATTTACACACTCTTCAACACCTGGCCTGCTTGGCCCATCGCTTAAAGCTGATATACCGGCTATAGCAAATACGTGCCGGGTAACCGAGGGCCAAACATCGCTTTTGTTTAACGCCGCAGACAAACCGGTTTTTGCGTTAGGAAAATACGCTGAGCCTTCCATATTCAGCATGTTCACCCTGCCCTTTGCCGAAGGCAACGATGTCGCGGCACTGTCTCAACCTAATGCGCTGGTCATTACTCAAAAAATGGCCAAAAAGATATTTGGTACCGAAAGCGGTGTTATAGGCAAAACTGTAAAGGTTGATAACAAGCAACAATATGTTGTTACCGGTGTGTTGAGAGATCTGCCGCTTAACTCCACGCTACAATTTGAGTGGCTAATGCCTTATAAAGCCTATTTTGACCAAAATACGTGGTTAAACACCTGGAACAATAACTCAGGAAATACTTATGTTGAATTAAAGCCGAGAACTGATTACAAAGCACTTAACAAAACCCTATACGCCTACATACAACAGCATTCAGAAAAATCCTTAAGTCGTACTTCGTTATTTCCCATGACGGATTGGCATTTGTATAATGATTTTGAAAACGGAAAACCAACGGGTGGCGGGCAAATAGAGTATGTGCGGCTGTTCATGGTCATTGCATGCATCATCTTATTTATAGCCTGTATCAATTTTATGAATTTAGCCACAGCTCAAAGCGAGAAAAGAGCTCGCGAGGTAGGCGTTCGTAAGGTATTGGGTGCCGGTAAAAAGCTTTTGGTTTTCCAATTTATAAGTGAGGCCATGATCATGTCAGTAATTGCTGCTGGTACAGCTACAATTATTATGTTATTAGCCTTGCCAACCTTTAGTAACCTGATGGGTGTGCAATTATCGTTGGGATTTGATAATCCAGTCCACGTAGGCGCTTTAATCCTAATTGCTTTATTGTGTGGTGTGGTTGCCGGCAGCTACCCATCCTTTTACTTATCCGCATTTAATCCGGTTACCGTTATCAAAAGCATCAGCATAAAAGACAGTGGCGCCAATACAATACGCAAAGGTTTGGTTATCACACAGTTTGCCGCTTCAATTATACTTATATCAAGTACAATAATTGTATATCAGCAAATCCAATTTGTAAAAGAGCGAAAGCTTGGATTTGACAAAGATCAGCTTGTTGAAATGGATGTCCAGGGTGATATGCGTAAGAATTTTAACGCCATTAAGCAGCAATTACTAAGCAGTAACTATGTTACCAGTGTGGCCATGTCTGACCACAGAACGCTTATTGAAGGCAATAATACTTCCGGTTTTACATGGGCCGGAAAACCAGCCAATTCAAAAGTTTTGGTATCAACACGCTTTGTTAATCCGGAGTTTATCAAAACAATGGGTATGAAAATTAGAGACGGTCGTGACCTTAACTATACCGATACATTAAAAATGGGCAATGTACTCATCACGCAGTCGCTTGAAAAACTAATGGGTAAAGGTAGTGCGGTAGGTAAGATCATACGACACGAAAACGACACTACTGCATTTACGGTAGTAGGTGTAGTTGATGACTATGTTTATGGCGACGTTTATGGAAAGCCTGATCCGGTGATGTTTTTGGGTTCCGGAGAATCAAATGCCAATACCATTTATATACGCATTGCTCCTAATACTAATGCTCAGGATGCGGTTGCAGGTATTCAAAACATCATTAAAGCCAATAACCCCGCTTTTCCGGTCGACTTAAGATTTATGGATGACCAATTTAACCGTCTGTTCTCAAACGAGGTATTGGTGGGCAATATTTCAAAAGTTTTTGCCGGATTAGCTATAATTATATCATGCATTGGTTTGTTTGGCTTAGCAGCATACACAGCAGAGCGCCGTTTCAAAGAAATTGGCATACGTAAAGTACTTGGCGCATCAGTTACGGGAATTGTAACCCTCCTATCCAAAAACTTTATGCAATTAATTGCCATATCTTGCCTGATAGCGTTTCCGGTTGCCTGGTGGTTAACCAATAGCTGGCTAACAAAATACAATTACCGAATTGATGTGGGCTGGTGGGTATTTGTCGCCGCCGGATCAATCGCCATAATAATAGCGCTTGTCACCATAAGTTTCCAATCAGTTAAAGCTGCGTTAGCTAAGCCGGTTAAAAGTTTAAGAAGCGAATAA